DNA sequence from the Maridesulfovibrio frigidus DSM 17176 genome:
TAGCAGCCTGCTGCTGCTCAGTAGGAATGAAATCCCATTCATCTGATGATATCTGACACTTTTCTGCAGGATTGCGCTCTTCTGCTGGTGGCGGGCCAACTTTTAAGAGTAAGTCAGATTGCAGCTTGTTAATAACCCCAGTGGTCCAATCTCCCATAATCATTTTAAGGAAACCTTTCTCACGCGGGCCATTCTCATAAATATATTCCAAAACTTGCAACTGGCGGGCCGCATTGGGCCGAACGGGCCACGGAGGATCAGTAGTAAGGCTGACGTATTCTTCTTTTTCTATGGACGCAGGCAAGCTGACGTTCATTCTGTCATCATTATAGATGGAGACAAGATTCAGACGAGATTCAAAGGACATACGTGCGAGGTCAGCACCTTTTATTTTTGTCGGAAAATTTCTATCAGCGATCTTGAAAGTCAGCTTAGCGCTGCGGAATCTTTTTGGAACAACGTTTTCCAAAACTTTGCCGAGCGGTTGCAACTGCCGCGTTGCAATATTCCGGTACAGCTGAAAATGAGTTGAATTCAGTAACGGATGCTTTTCCAGAGGCCATACGATGGATTTAAGCTCAATATTTTCTGGAGCAACAGTCTGAATCTCAATTAAAAAAGCAACTCTGAAAGATTTCCCCAATGGAACAAGAACCCGCTGACCTTCCGATAATTGTGGAAGGTCAGCGGGCGCTGAATAAGTATAAATGGAGTATGGAGGACTGGCGAGGCAGGCCTGCCAGAGTGTAGTCATCTTAGTCCCTGCTAGAGTTTAATGCGGAGACATTTTTTAAGCAGTTCTAAAGCAAAACTACTGGGGATGCCGCATGATGGCTCTTTTTTTAGAGCTGAAGCGGAGAAAACAACTGGGTCAATTTTTTGCCTGACTCCAAGCCATTCAATTTTAAATTCAACAGAATCATCTCCCACTATAATCACACCTGTATGTGGAAGCATAAATCCCGCGAACTTTGTGTAAGTACCAAAGGAAATGGACCTTCCAGCCCCAAGTGTAATTTTAAGAGGAGCAAAATTTTCATTATCAAGCCTAATTTGAGGTGAGGAATCATCAGTAGATTCTGCACCAAAAACAAAGGCAGGGAAGCCGTCATTGAATCCGTAACTTCTTGTAGAGTTTGTCATACCAAGACTTTTCCAGTCACTGGTAGCATCATCAGAAACCCAAAACTGCAACATGGAAACGGGAAGATCCGCATTCATCGGACATTCAGCAGAAGTTTCGAAATACTGCCCGATGGATTTTGCTGTAACAGTTCCATTACCGGAGTTGCTTACAAAGGTCTGCTGCCAGTGGTCATCTCCACGCTTTATTCTAAGCGATGTACCCGGCTCAGAAGGGAAAGTAATGAGAGCCTCATACGAAGTTAACGCACCATATTTTTGATACATTGTATCATCTATGGCTTCATCTGACGGAAAAAAGGCCCTTGCTGATCTGCACCAAAACAGACTAGCAACAAGGACCATTATGAACAAAAATGCTGGTATTTTTTTTACGAACAAGACAAAAGCTCCCGCAAACTCTTTACTAAACCATCACGTAATTCTTCATCCTGAAGAGCGAAATAAATATTTGCAGTAAGATACTCAACCCAGTCGCCCGCGTCAAATCTTTGCCCGCGCAATTTAACCGCAAGGAGTTTGTTGTCCTGAGCAAGGCACTGCAAAGCATCAGTGAGCTGAATTTCTCCGCCAACACCTGGCTCTAGATTCTCGAGATGATCAAATATTTCAGGCAAAAGAACGTAACGCCCAACAATAGCAAGCCTTGATGGAGCCTGCCCTATAGGTGGTTTTTCAACCAAGTTACGAACTCTGTACATTCCAGGAGCAAATTCTTCTCCCTGAACAATACCATAACGATCAACCTTATTCTCAGGAACCTCAATAACACCTACAACAGCCATATTTTCTGTACGCGCTGCATCGATAAGCTGCTTAATACCAGGCTCTAAGCCAAACATAAGGTCATCCCCAACCATTACGGCGAAAGGATCATTTTTACAGACTTCTTTGGCACAAAGTACAGCATGACCAAGTCCAAGCTGTTTTTTCTGACGAACAGAAATGATGTTAACCATTTCCGCGACTCGTCTGCACTCGGCTAAAATTTCATGCTTGTTAGCACGCTTAAGAACATCTTCAAGGGACAAGTTATAGTCAAAATGGTCTTCAATTATTTTTTTGTTTTGGTTTGTAATAAAAACAACATCTGTTAGTCCACTAGTCATTGCTTCTTCAACAACATACTGAATGACAGGCTTTCTAAAGATCGGGAGCATTTCTTTAGGAATATTTTTAGTAGCAGGCAATGATCTTGTGCCCCAACCAGCAACAGGAATAATAACTTTTTTGATGACCATCGTTCAGACTCCTTGAATAATTCAGCGGCTAATTATTGCGCTGAACAAATTATTTAAACTAAATGCTTTTCCAGAACGTCCGCAAGCTCAGCGGTATAAAGATCAACCTTAGAGCTGTCTTCTGCTTCAACCATCACTCTAGCTACAGACTCAGTGCCTGAATAACGGAGCAAAACTCTACCTTTATCACCAAGTGCTTTTTCAACTTTTTTAAGAGCTTCCTGCACTGCGGGCACTTCCTCGAAAGGAACTTTTCTCTTAACATGAACATTTACAAGCGATTGTGGATACAGTTTAAGCAAACCTGAAAGCTCAGATAGCGGTCTGTTTTTCTCACAAAGTATACGCAATAACTGGAGGGCCGCGAGGAGTCCATCGCCAGTTGTACTATACTCTCTGAATATTAGGTGGCCAGACTGCTCTCCGCCAAGAACTGCACCTTCGCGGCGCATGGCTTCCATAACATAGCGGTCACCAACATTAGTTCGCAGCAACGTTCCGCCGCGTTCTTTCATGAAATTTTCAAGAGCCATATTACTCATCACAGTTGCGACAAGCATATTTTTGGTAAGTTTACCACGCTCCATAAGATCTGCAGCACAAAGAGCCATGAGCTGATCACCATCAAGAACCTGCCCTTTCTCATCGACTACGATCAAACGGTCACCGTCACCATCGATAGCAAGGCCGATATCCGCATTCTCTTCAATCACTCTTTGCCCGACAATCTCAGGATATAGTGAACCGCACTTGTCATTGATATTAAGACCATTAGGCTTATTCCCGATAGTCACAACTTCTGCACCAAGCTCTTCGAACATATGGCCGAGACTGTAAGTTGCACCATTGGCACAATCAAGCACAAGCTTAACGCCTTTAAGCGTCATTTTCTGAGGAAAGCTGTACTTCAAATAAACGATATAGCGACCTTTCGCATCTTCAATCTTGGATGCCCTTCCGACGTTCTCAGACTGAGGATAATTCCAGTTAGGATTATCAGAAAGTACCATTTCAGCAATTTCGTCTTCGAGTCCGTCAGGAAGTTTGAAGCCGTCTTTATCAAAAAGTTTGATCCCATTATCCATAAAAGGATTGTGAGAAGCAGAAATAACTATGCCAAGGTCAGCGCGCATATTTCGGGTAAGAAAAGAAATTGCAGGAGTAGGCATCGGCCCGACCTGAAAAACATCCATTCCCATAGCACAAAGCCCAGCTGTAAGCGCAGACTCAAAAACATAGCCTGAAAGTCTTGTATCTTTACCAATTATAACTTTGGGCCGCTGATTGCCATTTCTAAAAAAATGACCACATGCAAGACCTAATTTCAAAGCAATATCAGGTGTCATCGGAAATATATTGACTTGACCACGCAGGCCATCAGTTCCAAATAAACGTTTACTCATCCATCATCTCCCAAAACAGAATAGGATCTACTGATCCACTAAATCCTGTCTTGATATTGTTACAGTTATTACTTCAGGATTCTTTTTAGTAACTGAGCACCCTGAAGGAACGCTAACATCATAATTAACGATGTTTTCACCATTTGGTATTGTCGCATTAATATCTATAGAAGCAGTAATTTCATTTCTAAAATCATTTTTACGGAAAAAGGGTTTTGGACCTTCAACAAAAAGTCTCACAAAATTCTGACTAGCAGTAAAATCAATTTCTTCGGGCCCCAAAATATACAAGGGAACTTTTACCCACATCTTAGCCTTTCTTACCTTAAAAACAAGCGAAACAGAAACCATTCCCGGATTAGCTTCTACTTCTTCAGGAAGATTCAATGGAATCAACCCCTTCCATACTTCAGGAGAATCAGTATCAAGCATTATGTCCTGCGTACGAACCTGCGCAACTTTCTTAAGTATCGAAGCTGGACCGCGGAGAACAACTTCGGCAGGCACACAAGATTTTCCTTCAATGGTAAAATCTTTGTTCAAAGATCCCTTCCATGTGGGGATAACCCTAACAGTTTTCTTAACATACATATCAACAACAAGATTTATTATTGAAGGCTTAATTTCAACAACTTCCAAAGCACTACCAAGCCCGAGTTTCTCGGGAACAACAGCGATAGGATTGCTGCCAACAATAAGGTGTCCAGTATCAAGAGAATAAGCCATTTTTTTTGTATCTAGATTGCGAATAAGTCCTTTGGGACCTCTGAGACGGGCAGAAACCTTTGTAATCATTCCGCTACGAATAATCATACCCTGAGGCGGGTTAACAATTTCCAATGGGAATTCAACCCACGTTTCAACAAGATCACGGCCTGTAACCAGATACCATGTTAAAACGGCCATTGTTATCGCCAGTAGCGCTATTTTCCAGTGTTTATCTACCATAATATTAGCTCAAAGTGTTTTTCAGAACACGTTTTAATCTGATAATATCCAAGCTAGTAGTAAGCTTGCCACCTATAGCAACAGAAATTGTGCCCCGTTCTTCTGAAACGGCAATTGCGATTACATCTGTTTCTTCACTGATACCGAGAGCGGCCCTATGCCTTGTTCCGATAGCACTCTTTCTGGTTGAAACCTGTGCTAAAGGCAATATACATGATGCAGCTACAATTCTATTAGAATTAATCACTACAGCTCCGTCATGCAGCGGTGTATCCGGCCAAAAAATATTTATAAGAAGCTGCTTTGTAATCTTAGAATCAATCTCAACGCCCTTCTCGATAATGTCTCCGAGTGGAACGTTCTTTTGAATAACCACAAGAGCCCCGATTTTACGGCGAGCCATTGAATCCATTGCTGAACAAATCTCATCAATAACTGCAATCTTAAAATCGTTTTTGCGCCAGAAGCGCCCTGCGCCCATTTGAGCAAGACCTTTTCGGATATCACGCTGAAATAAAATAACTATGATAAGGAAAATTGAACTCAAAAAGTTCGTGAGTAGCCAGTTCAGAGTGTATAAGCCAAAAACATCTGAAGTATAATAAACAAAAAGGATAACAAACAAACCCCAAATAATAGCCGCAGCACGAGTTCCACGTACAAGCAGAATTACGTAAAAATAGACTACACCGACAAGGCCGATATCGAGTAGTTCCTTCCAGGAAATTTGAAATCCTAATAATTCAAACATTAAATATCCTTGGCAATCGCCTTCACAATCCTCAAGGTCTGAGCAGTCAAACCTACTTCGTGAACCCTATGAATCGGAACTCCGCGCGCGGCAAGAACAGCTGTAGCAGCCTGCGTTGCGTTTTGACGATCCTGCGGTTCAAGCCCTAGCAACTTGCCCCATAATGACTTATTTGAAAGCCCCATGTAAACCGGAAAACCTAATTCCATGAGCGCATCAATATTTTTAAGAATCTCAATATTGTGCTCAAGAGTTTTTCCAAACCCTATACCTGGATCAATTACTATGTTTTTTTCGGGTAATCCAGCTTTTAAGAGTTTTTCAAGACTTTTTTTAAAAAAAGTTGAAATTTCTCCGATTACATTATCATAATGTGGCGCAATTTGCATTTTATCTGGGCTGCCCTGACTGTGCATCAAAACATAACCCGGCTTAATATCCGCAACCACTTCAAGAAGGGCAGGATCAGCACTGAAAGCTGAAACGTCATTGATAATAGAAGCTCCAGCTTCGAGGGCAGCAAGAGCCACCTCGTGCTTAACGGTATCAACGGAGACAACGTGATCCTTAGCTAGTTCTCTAACAACCGGGATTACACGGCGGATTTCATCCTTTGCAGAAATTTTGTCTGCAAAGGGCCTTGTGCTTTCACCGCCGACATCAAGTATATCCGCACCCTGCGATGCCAGCATTCTGCCATTAGCAACAGCATGCTGTGGATCATAGTTTACTCCGCCATCATAAAAAGAATCAGGAGTTACATTTACTATTCCGGCAATAAAAAAAGGGGAAGGGCCTAAAACCCTTCCCCCCTTAATGGTCCATGTGTAGGTCCGTTTCATTTAACTCTTCCGGCTAATCAGAGCTCTTTTTATCATCAGAGGATTTCTCTTCTTCAGACTTGGCTTCAGATTCTTGGCTAGATTTATCATCTGAATTATCTGGTGATTCGTCGAAAGAAAACTCATTGTTTTCAGTTGAATCAGCTTCAGACTTGGCTTCATCCTTCTCTTCAACCGGAGTATATCCAGCTTTTGCTGAAGACTCATAAGCCTTCGCAGCGTTTGAAGGAGTTGCTGAATTAGCCAAATTCTCAAGTGGAGGTAACACTCCACCGTTCATAAGCGTATCAATTTCATCTCCGGAGATAGTTTCACGCTCAAGTAATGCAGCGGCAATCGTATGGAGATGTTCTTTATTTTCAGTGAGCAACATCTTAGCTTTTTCAAGTGCGGTATCGATAATTCTTCTGATTTCAGAATCGATAAGACGCGCTGTGTCTTCACTAAAGTCTTTACCATGACCAAATTCCTTACCGAGGAATACCTGATCATTGGTTTCACCAAAAGTCATAGGTCCGAGTTTTTCACTCATACCCCATTGACAAACCATGCTGCGAGCCATCTTAGTAGCGCGCTCGATATCATTGCTGGCCCCAGTGGTCATCTGGTCAAGGATCAGTTCCTCTGCAACACGACCACCAAGTAGCATAACAAGTGTATCTTCAAGGTATCTTTTAGAATAGTTATGACGATCATCAACTGGGAGCTGCTGGGTTACACCAAGAGCTCTACCACGAGGAATAATCGTGACCTTGTGAATTGGATCGGTATCTTCAAGAAGCTTAGCTGCAAGAGCATGCCCAGCTTCATGATACGCTGTAGTCTCTTTTTCTTTATCGTTAAGAATAAGACTACGACGTTCTCTACCCATAAGTACTTTATCTTTGGCTTCTTCGAAATCCACCATTTTCACGTAATCCTGATTGTTCTTCGCTGCGGAGAGAGCCGCCTCATTGACGAGGTTCTCAAGATCCGCACCGGAAAATCCAGGGGTTCCGCGAGCAATGACATCAAGATCAAGATCATCTGCCAAAGGTGTTTTGCGGGTGTGAACTTTAAGGATATGCGCCCTGCCTCTAACATCAGGAGTAGGAACAACAACCTGTCTGTCGAAACGACCTGGTCTAAGTAGAGCCGGGTCAAGTACATCAGGTCTATTCGTAGCAGCAATAAGGATAACGCCTTCGTTAGACTCAAATCCATCCATCTCTACGAGAAGCTGGTTAAGTGTCTGCTCGCGTTCATCATGCCCGCCGCCGAGACCGGCGCCACGCTGACGTCCAACTGCGTCAATTTCATCAATAAATATCAAACAAGGAGCATTCTTTTTACCCTGAGCAAAAAGATCACGAACACGAGAAGCACCGACACCAACGAACATTTCAACAAAATCCGAACCGGAAATTGAAAAGAATGGTACGCCAGCTTCACCAGCAACAGCACGTGCAAGTAATGTTTTACCAGTACCCGGTGACCCGACAAGAAGAACCCCTTTAGGGATACGACCGCCAAGACGCGTAAACTTCTTAGGTTCGCTAAGAAACTGGACTATTTCAGAAAGCTCTTCTTTAGCTTCGTCTACTCCGGCAACATCCTGAAATGTTACTTTAGCGCTTTCTTCATTAAGCATACGAGCTTTGGATTTACCGAAAGACATGGCCCCGCCACGTCCGCCGCCACCGCCGCCTTGCATTTGACGCATGAAAAATATCCATACACCAACAAGAAGCAGCATAGGAAACCAAGATATGAACAGAGTCATATACCAAGGAGAATCTTCTGCCGGTTCTGCTATCACTTCAATTTTATTCTTAATCAGATTAGGAATTAGAGTAGGATCATTAGGGCTATAGGTAACGAAACGTTTATCGCCAACCATAACTCCGCTGATTTTCTGTCCTTGAATCTTGACCTGTATGATCTCTCCGCTATCGACTTTCATAAGGAAGTCAGTATAGGAAACCTTTTGCTGGGGAGCTGCAGGCTGGTTGAAAAGATTGAACAAAACAATCATCACCAACATGATGGTTACCCAGACCAAGAGGTTCTTGGCAAAACTGTTCAAAATTCATCTCCTTCATATTTGTCCGGCCCATGTCTGCAACGCGCAAACCTAAGGTATACGGACTAAAATCAGTTCTTTGTTTAGCTTCAATCAGTATTAATAAGTCTAATTCTAGAAAAGGCAAGGGGAATAAGAAATATTATTAATGCTTGCCCTTACCGTGTAAAATTGGTAGCTGATTTTTCATGAGAACGGAAGTGTTTCGTCACCGGTGTGGCGCCTGGACTTCAAATCCAGTGGACGGGCTAACCCTCGTCGGTAGGTTCGACTCCTATACACTTCCGCCATTCACTCCCCCAACACCCCTTCAGAACTATCAATAAAACACAATTATTAGCTTCCCAGTATGACAAATAATAAGTATTATAATACATGAAGAGGGACTCTTATAGCCTTTTTTTGCACGACAAAAAGAAGGAGCACAAAAATGGATTCAAAATGTACTAAAGGATCTTTTTTATATACAGGATGCGATGCAATTGACGAACAGCATCAAGGCTTCTTTAAACTTCTGGAAAAATTTAATTCACAAATAGATGAAAACGACAACAGTGAAATCGCAGATATTATTTCTGAATTATATTTATACAGCATCTACCATTTTGAAACAGAAGAAAAAATTTTCAGCCAATACCCATCCATTGATTTTTCTAAACATCTAAATCAACATCAAGCTTTTTCCGAAAAAGTTGAGCAATTCAATAGCGTTTGTTTACTGGACAACACCGAAGGATCTCAGAAAGTACTCAAATTTATGAAAAACTGGCTCACATCGCATATTCAAAATATAGATGTTGCTGACTTCAAGGCGATAGAAGAATTAGAAAAAGCAAAATAAAAAAGCTCCATTCAAATTGAATGGAGCTTTTTTTAAAACAAATTACAACAAACTGACTTATTTCTTTAGCCAGACTTTTAGTTCAGCAATCTGAGACTTAACAGACTCAGGCCCAGTTCCACCGGGAGACACTCTACGTCTTACCGCGGCCTCATATGAAAGAATCTCGAACACATCTTCATCAATTTTATCTGAAAAAGACTTAAGCTCGGCAAGCGTCATATCCTCAAGCCCTTTACCTGCTGTTTCTGCATGAGCAACAGCCGATCCGGTAATGTGGTGAGCTTCACGGAAGGGAATGCCTTTACCGACTAAATAGTCAGCAAGTTCAGTCGCATTCAAGAACCCTTTTTTCAGGGCATTTTCCATATTCTCAGCATTAAAGCCCATTACTTCCATCATATCTGCCATGATGGACACTGATGCATAGACCGTTTTGTCAGCATCAAAAAACGGCTCTTTATCTTCCTGCATATCTCTATTGTATGCCAGCGGAAGACCTTTCACAGTTGTGAGCATTGAAATCAAATCGCCGAAAACTCGGCCCGTTTTACCACGCATAAGCTCACACACGTCAGGATTCTTTTTCTGAGGCATGATTGATGAGCCGGTAGAATAAGCATCAGGCAGCTTAATGAAGCCGAAACAAGGGTTAGCCCATATGATAAGCTCTTCACAAATTCGACTTAGGTGAGTCATAATCAAAGAGCCTGTAAACAATGATTCCATCACGAAATCACGATCCGAAACTGCATCAAGACTATTACGAAAAGTTCCATCCATACCAAGCTTTTCAGCTACAGAAGAAGGATTCAGAGGATAAGTTGTTCCAGCGAGAGCTGCAGCGCCAAGTGGGCTTACATTTACACGCTTAATACAATCACAAACGCGTTCATGATCTCTTTTGAACATCCAGGCATAAGCGAGCATGTGATGAGCCAAGCTTACAGGCTGAGCCGGCTGTAAGTGTGTATACCCCGGAAGCAAAACGCCTAGATGACCTTCAGCTTTTGCGGTGAATACGGAAATTAGTTTTTCAAGCACGTCTTTCCATGCTTCGAGACTGCGAACTACGTACAAACGAAAACCAAGGGCAACCTGATCATTACGACTACGACCAGTGTGGAGCTTCCCACCGACTGCGCCAACAATTTCAGTAAGTCTGCTCTCGATATTCATGTGGAGATCTTCCATCTCCTTTTTCCACTCAAATTTACCAGACTCGATTTCACCGAGAACAGTATCAAGACCTTCGACCAAAGTCTTAGCTTCATCCTCAGTAAGAACACCCTGCTCTGCCAGCACCTGAGCATGCGCTTTTGAGCCTTCAATATCTTCTCGGTACAGATTTTTATCATAGCTGACAGACTGCGTGTATTCTTCTACTGACGCAGCAGTTTTTTGAGCAAATCTTCCGCCCCATAATTTAATTTCAGCCATGTTCAATACCTCGTAATGTCTATGTTTCTTTTAACTTTAAATAACACCAAAACAAAAAATCCCACCTTAAATCAAAGTCTCAGTCCGTAGGATTGAAAATGATCAATATGGGCAGGATCAAAAGGCTCAGGCAGGTTATTCCCCACCTGAGCCATATAATTTAACTATTTGTCGCAGTTATTGCCATCTGTGAGCCAATTGGACCCAGACTCAGCAGTTTTGCCTTTCAGTCTAAGACCGATGAGCTTAATGAAACCTTCTGCATCTTTCTGGTCGTAAACTTCATCTTCTTCAAAAGTAGCAAGATCAGCACGATAGAGAGAGTAAGGAGACTTACGCCCTTCAGGAATAACATTACCTTTGTAGAGCTTAACTCTAACTGTTCCAGTAATTTTTTCCTGAGTCTTATCAATCATTGCCTGAAGAGCTATGCGTTCAGGAGCATACCAGTATCCATTGTATACCATTTCAGCATACTTAGGAATGAGGCTGTCTCTGAGATGCATAACCTCGCGGTCCATGCAAAGACCTTCAAGATCGCGATGTGCAACGTGAATGATTGTTCCACCAGGAGTTTCGTATACACCGCGGGATTTCATTCCAACAAATCTATTCTCTACCATATCAACTCTACCAATTCCGTGCTTTCCACCGATTTCATTAAGTTTTTCAACTAATGCTGCGGGGGAGTGACTAACACCGTTGATTGCAACAGGGTCACCGCGTTCGAAATCAATAGTAATAATTTCAGGATCATTAGGTGCTTTTTCAATAGGAGTACAATATCTGTATGATTCAGGAGAAGGCGCATTCCACGGATCTTCAAGCTCAGAACCTTCAAAACTTACGTGAAGAAGGTTAGCGTCCATTGACCATGGTTTACGGCGCGTAACCGGAATATCAATACCATTATCTTTAGCAAAAGCCATGAGGTCTGTACGGGATTTAAGATCCCACTCACGCCAAGGGGCAATATTTAGAAGCCTAGGATTCATTCCCATTGCGCCAAGTTCAAAACGGACCTGATCATTACCTTTGCCTGTCGCACCATGTGCTACAGCCTGAGCGCCTTCGCTCTCGGCAATTTCAACCATTCTTTTAGCAATCAAAGGACGAGCAATGGCAGTTCCGAGGAGGTAACGTCCTTCGTAAATTGCGCCTGCGCGGAAACATGGAAAAATGAAATCGCGAGCAAATTCTTCGCGCAGATCTTCAACAAATGCCTTACTAGCACCAGTTGCAAGAGCTTTTTCTTCAATTCCATCAAGCTCTTCTCCCTGACCTAGGTCAGCAGTTAGAGTAATAACTTCGCAGTCATACTCCTGCTTGATCCATTTCAATATAACGGAGGTATCAAGACCACCTGAATATGCCAATACTACTTTTTCTACTTTACTCATTATTAATTCCTTCAAATATTATTCTACAGCATGAACATTTGGAACAACAGTAATCGGCCCAAGAAGCTTTCCAACGGCTTCAAGATCAACTTCTATACCGTTAACAGCCCACTCAAGAATAGCTTTCTGCATATGCAGTCTGTTTTCTGCCTGATCAAATATAATAGATCTCGGCCCGTCAAGTACATCAGCCGTTACTTCCTCACCTCTATGTGCAGGCAAGCAATGCATAACTTTGCAATCTGGATGAGCATGAGCGAGAAGTTCCTCGTTAACCTGATAAGGAGCAAAAGCTTTTTCACGCTCAGTCTGCTCTTCTTCCTGCCCCATTGAGGCAAATACATCAGTATTAACGTAATGAGCTCCTTTGACCGCTTCAATTGGGTCGTAGCTCATGTTGATCTTAGCGCCCATAGCAAGTGCACGTGCGATAACATCAGAATTAGGCTCATAGCCTTCCGGGAAAGACAAGGTAAGATAAATAGGGAAATATATAGCCGCATTAATCCATGAATGCGCCATATTATTACCGTCGCCAATCCACGTAACCTGAAGATTTCCAAGATCAGGTGTTCTTTCGTAAATAGTCAACATATCGCTCAAGACCTGACAAGGATGGTACCTGTCGGTAAGAGCATT
Encoded proteins:
- a CDS encoding argininosuccinate synthase; this encodes MSKVEKVVLAYSGGLDTSVILKWIKQEYDCEVITLTADLGQGEELDGIEEKALATGASKAFVEDLREEFARDFIFPCFRAGAIYEGRYLLGTAIARPLIAKRMVEIAESEGAQAVAHGATGKGNDQVRFELGAMGMNPRLLNIAPWREWDLKSRTDLMAFAKDNGIDIPVTRRKPWSMDANLLHVSFEGSELEDPWNAPSPESYRYCTPIEKAPNDPEIITIDFERGDPVAINGVSHSPAALVEKLNEIGGKHGIGRVDMVENRFVGMKSRGVYETPGGTIIHVAHRDLEGLCMDREVMHLRDSLIPKYAEMVYNGYWYAPERIALQAMIDKTQEKITGTVRVKLYKGNVIPEGRKSPYSLYRADLATFEEDEVYDQKDAEGFIKLIGLRLKGKTAESGSNWLTDGNNCDK
- the argF gene encoding ornithine carbamoyltransferase, which encodes MIRHLLKINDVPRSELGQLVLRAKELKDNKIRNNALEGKTVVMVFEKASTRTRVSFDVAIEQLGGHSIFMTPAESQLGRSEPLEDTAKVLSRYADALVVRTFGQQKLRVLAENSSVPVINALTDRYHPCQVLSDMLTIYERTPDLGNLQVTWIGDGNNMAHSWINAAIYFPIYLTLSFPEGYEPNSDVIARALAMGAKINMSYDPIEAVKGAHYVNTDVFASMGQEEEQTEREKAFAPYQVNEELLAHAHPDCKVMHCLPAHRGEEVTADVLDGPRSIIFDQAENRLHMQKAILEWAVNGIEVDLEAVGKLLGPITVVPNVHAVE